TGTAACAATATTTATAGATTTGTACTcttgcccagtaacccatagcaaccaaaccgTTGCTTTTAATGAACCAGAGCCGTTAGAAATACATGTAAGAATGAAATATATGGTTCCTTGGTATATGTTACTGGGCTGCGGCAAACTGTGCCCATGGAACAACACAAACCCTACTGCTGGCAGCAAGAGCGCCGGGGGATAAATATCAAACTGGGGTGAAgttttggggggcagtgggggctgGAGGGGGGGCTGCACCAGGGATAAGGAGAATACAGTTTAGACATGAGTTTTGCTGCAACAAATGTGCATTATCAGACTCAgctaaaataactgaaaatgtgtatttttcccCTTTTGTGCAGCGCTCACAGCGACACTGGTGGTATCACAGGATCAAGGTAAGAGATTcttttactaaaaatgtatttaaaggggaagttcagttAAATTGGAATCTTATCATGATGTAGCGGATACTATTCTTGGGCACAAGTCCAGAATACAAAGGGGCACAAAAGCGTGCAACTTGGAGCTTATTCCTGCTTGGCTtgtggcagtgggggggggggggggggggggggcagaggggactGGGCTCCATAGTAACAGCTTCTAAAGGACCCTTGGGaagagctggggaatggagctggaggatgctgggggtggaactggaggatgccgggagggagctggaggatgctgggggtggagctgtagaatgctgggtgggagctgtaGAATGCCgtgggtggagctggaggatactgggggagtggagctggaggatgctggggtggggagctgcaggatgctggagaatggagctggagaatgctggggaatggagctggagaatgctgggtggGACTGGGCTCCATAGTAACAGCTTTTAAGGGACCCTATGGAATTGGGCAGTTTGGTGCTTATGGAAATTCCATATCAGCCAGAAGCCACACTGGGATCCTAATGATTCTGGGTGCCGTAGGAGCAACAGGTCCCCCTCTCTCTGTGTTATATTATGTGCTTGGTATAAGAAATATTTCATTAGAACTCTTACGCGCGGatctaaatatactgtataatctcTCTGCCCTCCTTGTACAGAGCCAAGATGCCCAGTTAACCAGCAGTGGTACCCCCTGTGCAAGCCCTGTATCCAGCCTTGTGGGGCCCATGTCTCTTGCGCGGCTGTCTGTGAACCCGGCTGTGCGTGCAAACCCGGATATACCACGCAGACTCTCGACTCCGCTGAGTGTATCCCTAAGGATAAGTGTATCATCTGCGAAGGGCTGAAAGTCTATGACCGCTGCCGAggtctctgcccccccagctgtaagcccaaaatgtgccccgCAATATGCGCCCCGGGGTGTATATGCAAACCAGGATACGTGTGGCACGATGAAAAGTGCATCCCTGAGTCAGAGTGTCCCAAATAGTTACATCTAAATGTTACCCCAATAGTCTGTACTTGGGCGGGACTGTGCCAAACGGATCCTACGGGTGGGCGGGTTGGCACGTTACAATAAAAGAAATTAATCACAAAATTGAGTGAAGTTGTATTTTTTGGGATCTGAAGGGAGGAAGGGGAGGAGCAGATGGTTCTGGGTCTCTGGGGAACGTGTTTGTGTTAATAATTGTAAGGTTTCCTGTTCAGATTTACTGACTTTTTTGTAACTTGGTAAGAGGCTATTGTGCTATACACTATATCATATGGGCAATAATGTTCCCTAACAtagtctgtatatctgtatagttTCATGTTTTCCCCACACTTTATCCCTTATACGCCCCACTATTGTTCAATCCAAATGATTCCCGTATGTCTGTGTTTGTACCGCAGGCAGCCATCCTATTAAATATTGAACTGGCGGTTACTAAAGTTTAATATTCTTTCCGCTTAGCAGTcaggaaaacaaatgtaaatgtaggggtttaccaaaaacgggcccttaggacaggaacccctaggacagactccagggtggtgctgggaaacagggacactgggatgactgggttgcacATGGTTAATAGGGTGTACAattgtagttcgggttatggccacagggtggtgtataggcccatataagtaacgcagccatgtgctgtgggggggttagtcctgggactgctccagtaatggaGTGGGTGTCCCGGGCACAGTTCTGAGATAGGAGTTTTGtgatagatcgctctaggagtgatatgtagagtagcgagtttagaatgggcggacatggcccctccaggagtagtaagcgaggttaagacctcccggcaatacatcagccggagtgcagggaatcaagaggctagggaaggtgtaccaaggcaccaccagtccaggaggccggatctgaggatgccccgtgagagtaccggtgtgggtccctgtggggtaacgtcctagcgtgagtagcgggggaactctatggtagagtgtcttaccgtgagtaccggggagagcccctagatgggaacacatgtcgggagtaccgttgggtaggccaacaggagatggtactcaatgagatgtatggagatataccctgcactgtatactatggttaagctgctcctggagaggtgtccgtccaataaaccttttcatttacttcatttatatacccgtgtggtgagat
The sequence above is a segment of the Xenopus tropicalis strain Nigerian chromosome 7, UCB_Xtro_10.0, whole genome shotgun sequence genome. Coding sequences within it:
- the LOC116412191 gene encoding zonadhesin-like, with protein sequence MLLNSPIRLLVALALTATLVVSQDQEPRCPVNQQWYPLCKPCIQPCGAHVSCAAVCEPGCACKPGYTTQTLDSAECIPKDKCIICEGLKVYDRCRGLCPPSCKPKMCPAICAPGCICKPGYVWHDEKCIPESECPK